The proteins below are encoded in one region of Silene latifolia isolate original U9 population chromosome 2, ASM4854445v1, whole genome shotgun sequence:
- the LOC141644293 gene encoding homeobox protein knotted-1-like 6, whose protein sequence is MDEIYGLHRNHHHPTTAAEYSEKALMTPENLILPTDYHALMMNSAVRFGSDELISATMSDSAASGTAISADDHNSAAVIKAKIASHPHYPRLLRAYIDCHKVGAPPEIAKIFEEIRRESEMRRQEVGVRTCIGEDLELDEFMETYCEILDKYKVDLSRPFDEATTFLGDIESQLRDLCKGAFVRSSSGEEAAVSSDEECSGGEVDVQEMQPRDEERDLKDQLLRRFGSHISSLKLEFSKKKKKGKLPREARQLLFEWWNAHYKWPYPTEGDKIALAEMTGLDQRQINNWFINQRKRHWKPSENMQFALMDNISGQYFPDD, encoded by the exons ATGGATGAGATATATGGATTACATCGTAATCATCATCATCCGACGACGGCGGCGGAGTATTCGGAAAAGGCGCTTATGACGCCGGAAAACCTAATTTTACCGACGGATTATCACGCGTTAATGATGAATTCAGCTGTGAGATTCGGTTCTGATGAACTTATTTCCGCTACTATGTCTGATTCTGCTGCTTCCGGCACTGCTATTTCGGCTGATGATCATAATTCTGCTGCGGTTATTAAAGCGAAGATCGCTTCTCATCCTCACTATCCTCGTCTTCTTCGTGCTTATATTGACTGTCATAAG GTGGGAGCGCCACCAGAGATAGCGAAGATATTCGAGGAGATCAGGAGGGAAAGCGAAATGCGTAGGCAAGAAGTAGGAGTGAGAACGTGCATAGGAGAAGATCTTGAGCTTGATGAATTCATG GAGACTTACTGTGAGATATTGGACAAATATAAGGTAGATCTTTCAAGACCGTTTGACGAAGCGACAACGTTTTTGGGTGATATTGAATCGCAGCTCCGGGATCTTTGTAAGGGAGCCTTTGTTAGAAGCAGTTCTGGTG AGGAAGCAGCTGTGTCTTCAGATGAGGAATGTAGCGGAGGTGAGGTTGATGTACAAGAAATGCAGCCCAGGGATGAAGAGCGGGATCTCAAGGATCAGCTTCTTCGTAGATTTGGGAGTCACATAAGCAGCCTCAAGCTCGAATTTTccaagaaaaagaagaaagggaagtTACCTAGGGAAGCCCGGCAATTGCTTTTCGAGTGGTGGAATGCTCACTATAAGTGGCCTTATCCCACG GAAGGTGATAAAATCGCACTGGCTGAGATGACGGGTCTGGATCAAAGGCAAATCAACAACTGGTTTATAAATCAACGGAAGCGTCATTGGAAGCCATCGGAGAACATGCAATTTGCTCTCATGGACAATATATCCGGACAATACTTCCCAGATGACTAA
- the LOC141644295 gene encoding 2-phytyl-1,4-beta-naphthoquinone methyltransferase, chloroplastic, producing MTSLPPHAVALFAPHYSRAAVIPPPTFNIRRKITPVRCSGDRRDIFNRISPVYDYLNDLLSLGQHRVWKRMAVSWSGAKKGDRVLDICCGSGDLTFLVSEKVGVDGQVVGLDFSEELLSVASSRQQLKLSPCYRNIEWLEGDALDLPFPEASFDAITMGYGLRNVQDRKRALEEIFRVLKPGCRASILDFNKSTEPISGLVQEWALDNVVVPIATGYGVADEYKYLKSSIQGFLTGKEQEQMALMTGFSDAKFYEIGFGQMGNLVVTH from the exons ATGACGTCACTGCCACCGCACGCGGTGGCGCTTTTCGCACCTCACTACTCACGCGCTGCCGTAATTCCGCCGCCTACATTTAATATTCGTCGGAAAATTACTCCAGTGAGATGTTCCGGCGACCGGAGAGATATTTTCAACCGTATTTCGCCGGTTTATGATTAC TTGAATGATTTGCTAAGCTTGGGACAACATCGTGTTTGGAAGCGCATGGCGGTCTCTTGGAGCGG AGCGAAAAAAGGGGATAGGGTGCTGGACATATGCTGCGGAAGTGGAGACCTGACATTTTTGGTTTCGGAAAAAGTTGGTGTCGATGGACAG GTGGTTGGTCTTGATTTTTCGGAGGAGCTGTTGTCAGTTGCTTCGTCCCGCCAGCAGCTGAAATTAAGCCCTTGCTACAGAAACATAGA GTGGCTGGAAGGTGATGCACTTGATTTACCATTCCCGGAGGCTTCTTTTGACGCCATCACAATGGGTTATGGATTGCGGAATGTACAAGATAGAAAAAGAGCTTTAGAAGAGATTTTTCGAGTTCTCAAACCAG GTTGCAGGGCTTCCATCCTTGATTTCAACAAAAGCACGGAACCTATCAGTGGTTTAGTTCAG GAGTGGGCGCTAGACAATGTTGTTGTTCCAATTGCTACTGGATATGGCGTGGCTGATGAGTATAAATATCTCAAAAGCTCAATTCAGGGTTTTTTAACAG GAAAGGAACAGGAGCAGATGGCTCTTATGACTGGGTTTTCTGATGCCAAATTCTATGAGATTGGCTTTGGACAAATGGGAAATCTGGTGGTTACTCATTGA